A DNA window from Haliovirga abyssi contains the following coding sequences:
- the dnaK gene encoding molecular chaperone DnaK, which yields MGKIIGIDLGTTNSCVSVMEGGAVKVIANAEGARTTPSVVNFKESGEIIVGEIAKRQAITNPEHTVYSIKRHMGEDHTEKMFGKDYSPQQISAFILQKLKKDAESYLGEKVEEAVITVPAYFTDSQRQATKDAGRIAGFEVKRIINEPTAAALAYGLDKKGKEEKVLVFDLGGGTFDVSVLEIGDGVVEVKATNGNNHLGGDDFDNKIMNWLIEEFKKEEGVDLSKDKMADQRLKDASEKAKMELSTMLETTISLPFITATETGPKHLEKKLTRALFDELTKDLVEATQGPARKALEDAKLSPADIDEIILVGGSTRIPAVQNWVKNYFGKDPNKSINPDEVVASGAAIQGGVLMGDVKDVLLLDVTPLSLGIETLGGVATKMIDRNTTIPVKKSQVYSTAENNQPAVTIHVVQGERPLAKDNTSLGRFDLTGIPAAPRGVPQIEVTFDIDANGIVHVSAKDLGTGKENKIVISGSKNLSEEEIEKMVKEAQSHEAEDKKIKELIEERNKADQLIYSAEKTLKDNADKVSEEDKKNIEDAIAKLKEVKDKDDLEAIKKGAEELEKASYKLAEEIYKEAQAAQAAAGAQDGGAEKEAKQDDDIVDAEVVDNE from the coding sequence ATGGGAAAAATAATAGGAATTGATTTAGGAACAACAAATTCATGTGTATCAGTAATGGAAGGTGGAGCTGTAAAAGTAATAGCTAATGCAGAAGGAGCTAGAACTACACCATCAGTTGTAAACTTTAAAGAAAGTGGAGAAATAATTGTAGGAGAAATAGCAAAAAGACAAGCTATAACAAATCCAGAACATACAGTTTATTCTATAAAAAGACATATGGGAGAAGATCATACTGAAAAAATGTTTGGAAAAGATTATAGTCCACAACAAATATCAGCATTTATTTTACAAAAATTAAAAAAAGATGCTGAAAGTTATTTAGGGGAAAAAGTAGAAGAAGCAGTTATAACTGTACCAGCTTACTTTACAGATTCTCAAAGACAAGCTACAAAAGATGCAGGAAGAATAGCTGGATTTGAAGTTAAAAGAATAATTAATGAACCTACAGCAGCAGCACTTGCTTATGGATTGGATAAAAAAGGAAAAGAAGAAAAAGTATTAGTATTTGACCTTGGTGGTGGAACATTTGATGTATCAGTATTAGAAATAGGTGATGGAGTAGTAGAAGTAAAAGCAACAAACGGAAATAACCATTTAGGTGGAGATGATTTTGATAATAAAATAATGAATTGGTTAATAGAAGAATTTAAAAAAGAAGAAGGAGTAGATCTTTCAAAAGATAAAATGGCAGATCAAAGATTAAAAGATGCTTCTGAAAAAGCTAAAATGGAACTTTCTACAATGTTAGAAACAACAATAAGCTTACCATTTATTACAGCTACAGAAACTGGACCAAAACATTTAGAGAAAAAACTTACAAGAGCATTGTTTGACGAATTAACAAAAGATTTAGTAGAAGCAACTCAAGGTCCTGCAAGAAAAGCTTTGGAAGATGCTAAATTATCGCCAGCAGATATAGATGAAATAATTCTAGTTGGAGGTTCTACAAGAATACCAGCAGTTCAAAATTGGGTTAAAAATTATTTTGGAAAAGATCCTAATAAAAGTATAAATCCTGATGAAGTTGTTGCAAGTGGAGCAGCTATTCAAGGTGGAGTATTAATGGGAGATGTAAAAGATGTATTGTTGCTTGATGTAACTCCATTATCACTTGGAATAGAAACTTTAGGTGGAGTTGCTACTAAAATGATAGATAGAAATACAACAATACCAGTTAAGAAAAGTCAAGTTTATTCAACAGCAGAAAATAATCAACCTGCAGTTACTATACATGTAGTTCAAGGAGAAAGACCTTTAGCAAAAGATAATACTTCATTAGGAAGATTTGATCTTACAGGAATTCCAGCAGCACCAAGAGGAGTGCCTCAAATTGAAGTAACATTTGATATAGATGCAAATGGAATAGTTCACGTATCAGCAAAAGATCTTGGAACAGGTAAAGAAAATAAAATAGTAATATCTGGAAGTAAGAATCTTAGTGAAGAAGAGATTGAAAAAATGGTAAAAGAAGCTCAATCTCATGAAGCAGAAGATAAAAAAATAAAAGAACTTATAGAAGAAAGAAATAAAGCTGATCAATTAATTTATAGTGCAGAAAAAACATTAAAAGATAATGCTGATAAAGTTTCTGAAGAAGATAAGAAAAATATAGAAGATGCAATTGCTAAATTAAAAGAAGTGAAAGATAAAGATGATTTAGAAGCAATTAAAAAAGGTGCTGAAGAATTAGAAAAAGCTTCTTACAAATTAGCAGAAGAGATATATAAAGAAGCTCAAGCGGCTCAAGCAGCGGCAGGTGCTCAAGATGGCGGAGCTGAAAAAGAAGCAAAGCAAGATGATGATATAGTAGATGCAGAAGTTGTAGATAACGAATAA
- a CDS encoding aldose 1-epimerase family protein, whose product MEYKLSNGTVEIVVKSKGAELKSAKLIKNKTEFMWDANPKFWAKSSPVLFPFVGGLKDNKYFYKNKEYKSGRHGFARDNEFNIFAQDENSITFIFSSNEETLIKYPFEFDFFVKYVLEKNKIILEYKVINKTDGEIYFSLGGHPAFATPTSDEIKFEDYYLEFEKEETSKLLVLDGMYVSDKQLNYFNNEKIINLKRDMFDNDALIFEGLNSTKVSLKNKINNRKIVFDFEGFPFIAFWSAPGADYICIEPWHGIADTINHNGNIEEKKGIEKLEKGESFETSFSIELEA is encoded by the coding sequence TTGGAATATAAATTAAGTAATGGAACAGTTGAAATAGTAGTGAAATCAAAAGGTGCTGAATTAAAAAGTGCAAAATTAATTAAAAATAAAACAGAATTTATGTGGGATGCAAATCCAAAATTTTGGGCAAAAAGTTCACCAGTGCTGTTTCCATTTGTGGGAGGATTAAAAGATAATAAATATTTTTATAAAAATAAAGAGTATAAAAGTGGAAGGCATGGTTTTGCAAGAGATAATGAGTTCAATATTTTTGCACAAGATGAAAATAGCATAACATTTATATTTAGTTCAAATGAGGAGACTTTAATAAAATATCCATTTGAATTTGATTTTTTTGTAAAATATGTACTTGAAAAAAATAAAATAATATTAGAATATAAGGTTATTAATAAAACTGATGGGGAAATCTATTTTTCATTAGGAGGGCATCCAGCATTTGCAACTCCTACTTCAGATGAAATAAAATTTGAAGACTATTATTTAGAATTTGAAAAAGAAGAAACATCAAAATTATTAGTATTAGATGGGATGTATGTATCAGATAAACAATTGAACTATTTTAATAATGAAAAAATTATAAATTTAAAAAGAGATATGTTTGATAATGATGCTTTAATATTTGAAGGGTTAAATTCTACAAAAGTGTCTTTGAAAAATAAAATTAATAATAGAAAGATAGTTTTTGATTTTGAAGGATTTCCATTTATTGCATTTTGGTCTGCTCCAGGAGCTGATTATATATGTATAGAGCCTTGGCATGGAATAGCAGATACAATAAATCATAATGGAAATATAGAGGAGAAAAAAGGGATAGAGAAACTTGAAAAGGGAGAATCTTTTGAGACATCATTTTCAATAGAATTAGAAGCATAA
- the dnaJ gene encoding molecular chaperone DnaJ, with protein sequence MSKRDYYEILGVEKGASQDEIKKAYRKLAMKHHPDRNAGNSEAEEKFKEASEAYQILSDPEKRSKYDRFGSSAFDGNAGGGGFNYNNFGDFGDLGDIFGSFFGGGFGGGRNSRSRSRARKGSDLRYNMEITLEESAEGVEKEVSYTREAKCSTCNGTGAEPGSKMKTCPKCNGTGEIKQISRSLFGQFENIEECDNCNGTGKVPEKKCHTCGGTGVVKEKVKKKVKIPAGIESGQRVRVSGFGEVGENGGPYGDLYIYVFIKEHEIFERVDNNIVCEMPISFTTATLGGEIEVPTLTGTIKMKIPSGTQTGKVFRLREKGIPYIRGYGKGDEMVKVIVEIPTNLSEKQKDLLKEFDSALHEKNNSMAKSFFDKIAKKFKK encoded by the coding sequence TTGTCTAAAAGAGATTATTATGAAATACTAGGTGTCGAAAAGGGAGCTAGTCAAGATGAAATAAAAAAAGCTTATAGAAAATTAGCAATGAAACATCATCCAGATAGAAATGCAGGCAATAGTGAGGCAGAAGAAAAATTTAAAGAAGCAAGTGAAGCTTATCAAATACTATCTGATCCTGAAAAAAGATCTAAATATGATAGATTTGGAAGTTCAGCATTTGATGGTAATGCAGGTGGAGGAGGCTTCAATTATAATAATTTTGGAGACTTTGGAGATTTAGGAGATATATTTGGAAGCTTTTTTGGTGGAGGATTTGGTGGAGGTAGAAACAGCAGATCTAGAAGTAGAGCTAGAAAAGGATCAGATTTAAGATATAATATGGAAATAACTTTAGAAGAATCTGCTGAAGGAGTAGAAAAAGAGGTTTCTTATACAAGAGAAGCAAAATGTTCTACTTGTAATGGAACTGGAGCAGAACCTGGAAGTAAGATGAAAACATGTCCAAAATGTAATGGAACTGGAGAAATAAAACAAATTTCAAGAAGTTTATTTGGACAATTTGAAAATATAGAAGAGTGTGATAATTGTAATGGAACTGGAAAAGTACCAGAAAAAAAATGTCATACTTGTGGTGGAACAGGGGTAGTTAAAGAAAAAGTTAAAAAGAAAGTAAAAATACCAGCAGGAATAGAGTCAGGGCAAAGAGTAAGAGTTAGTGGCTTTGGTGAAGTTGGAGAAAATGGTGGACCGTACGGGGATCTATATATTTATGTATTTATAAAAGAACATGAAATATTTGAAAGAGTGGATAATAACATAGTTTGTGAAATGCCAATAAGTTTTACAACGGCAACTTTAGGAGGAGAAATAGAAGTACCTACTCTTACTGGAACAATAAAAATGAAAATACCATCAGGAACACAAACAGGAAAAGTATTTAGATTGAGAGAAAAAGGAATTCCTTATATTAGAGGATATGGCAAAGGTGATGAAATGGTAAAAGTTATAGTAGAGATACCTACAAATTTATCAGAAAAGCAAAAAGATTTATTAAAAGAATTTGATTCGGCGCTGCATGAAAAGAATAATTCTATGGCAAAATCTTTTTTTGATAAAATAGCTAAGAAATTTAAAAAATAA
- a CDS encoding leucine-rich repeat domain-containing protein has translation MKKRVIILMLFIVIFSEFSFSQGEIFNSKNKSKKNINLLNFEYKEDNGGIIITKYIGKSKEIKIPREIDDKPVLKIGKLAFNNKKIRKVELPNTIIEIGEEAFSYNQLKEILIPNSVKKIGESAFLVNELKSLVIPDSVLEIKAEAFGNNNLERVKLPKRLKVIEHSVFYNNRLEEVLIPKTVTKIGYGAFLVNKLKEISIPDGVTEIGAYSFGNNKLTSVYIPDTVKKMGNGVFVENKLKKVRISNSLSIIRWRAFAENELTNVKIPNSVKVIRGSAFKENKLEEIVIPDSVEEIRGNAFSKNELKKVVLSKSLKKIGYRVFGENKLTSIYIPSSVEDIGKEAFYRNKLIRLKIPDTVKKIGEGAFTSNNLISVEFPKFIEKIGKMAFERNKLTRLIIPSSVKEIGIFAFSNNKLEKVVLPKSLKKIEGKVFSGNNLTSIYIPSSVKEIEGGAFEYNNLKKIVIPDSVEEIVWEAFAHNNLSELKIGKSVKKIGGRVFSHNKLSRITIPNTVKEIGEEAFSHNKLNRVTIPNSVKKIGEGAFSYNKLSRVTIPNSIKIIDKDAFLGNDFKKLEDIKLGEGYKSYWVFNKSKGELDGIIGLPRNYDLVIPKKIDNTPVKSIGEDAFVYSKLKSVIIPNSVEKIGGGAFMENNLTSIVIPNGIERIESYTFQDNRLKTIVIPKSVTYIRFDAFSEHLKATIYGEPGSEAEEYAKDMGVEFKPIKELKKEKK, from the coding sequence TTGAAAAAGAGAGTAATAATATTAATGTTATTCATTGTAATATTTTCTGAATTTAGTTTTTCACAAGGAGAAATATTTAATTCTAAAAATAAAAGTAAAAAGAATATAAATTTACTAAATTTTGAATACAAAGAAGATAATGGTGGAATTATAATAACAAAGTATATAGGAAAATCAAAAGAGATAAAAATACCGAGAGAAATAGATGATAAACCAGTGCTAAAGATAGGGAAACTAGCTTTTAATAATAAAAAAATAAGGAAAGTAGAACTACCTAATACAATAATTGAGATAGGAGAAGAAGCATTTTCATATAATCAACTAAAAGAGATATTAATTCCAAACTCAGTAAAGAAAATAGGAGAATCAGCATTTCTTGTTAATGAATTAAAAAGTTTAGTAATTCCAGATTCAGTACTAGAAATAAAGGCGGAAGCTTTTGGAAATAACAATTTAGAAAGAGTAAAACTTCCAAAGAGATTAAAAGTAATAGAACATAGTGTTTTTTACAACAATAGATTAGAAGAGGTATTAATTCCAAAAACAGTAACTAAAATAGGGTATGGTGCATTTTTAGTTAACAAGTTAAAAGAGATATCTATACCAGATGGGGTAACAGAAATAGGAGCATATAGTTTTGGAAATAATAAATTAACAAGTGTATATATACCAGATACAGTAAAAAAAATGGGCAATGGTGTATTTGTGGAGAATAAATTAAAAAAAGTAAGAATATCAAATTCTTTATCAATAATAAGATGGAGAGCTTTTGCAGAAAATGAACTAACAAATGTAAAGATCCCAAATTCAGTAAAAGTGATAAGAGGAAGTGCTTTTAAAGAGAATAAATTAGAAGAGATAGTAATTCCAGATTCAGTAGAAGAGATAAGAGGAAATGCATTTTCAAAAAATGAATTAAAAAAAGTAGTTTTATCAAAATCATTAAAAAAAATAGGATATAGAGTTTTTGGAGAAAATAAATTAACAAGTATATATATTCCTAGTTCAGTAGAAGATATAGGGAAAGAGGCTTTTTATAGAAATAAATTAATAAGACTAAAAATTCCAGATACAGTAAAAAAAATAGGAGAAGGTGCTTTTACAAGCAACAATTTAATTAGTGTAGAATTTCCAAAGTTTATAGAGAAAATAGGAAAAATGGCTTTTGAGAGAAATAAATTAACAAGATTAATAATTCCAAGTTCAGTAAAAGAGATAGGAATATTTGCATTTTCAAATAATAAATTAGAAAAAGTAGTTTTACCAAAATCACTAAAAAAAATAGAAGGCAAAGTTTTTTCAGGAAATAATTTAACGAGTATATATATTCCAAGTTCAGTAAAAGAGATAGAAGGTGGTGCTTTTGAATATAATAATTTAAAAAAAATAGTAATACCAGATTCAGTTGAAGAGATAGTATGGGAGGCATTTGCACATAATAATTTAAGTGAATTAAAAATAGGGAAGTCAGTAAAAAAAATAGGAGGAAGAGTATTTTCTCATAACAAACTAAGTAGAATAACAATTCCTAATACAGTAAAAGAGATAGGAGAAGAAGCATTTTCTCACAACAAACTAAATAGAGTAACAATTCCTAATTCAGTAAAAAAAATAGGAGAAGGAGCATTTTCTTACAACAAACTAAGTAGAGTAACAATTCCTAATTCAATAAAAATAATTGATAAAGATGCATTTTTAGGGAATGATTTCAAAAAATTAGAAGACATTAAATTAGGGGAAGGGTATAAAAGTTATTGGGTTTTTAACAAGTCAAAAGGAGAATTAGATGGAATTATAGGATTACCAAGAAATTATGATTTAGTAATTCCTAAAAAAATAGATAATACTCCTGTAAAAAGCATAGGAGAAGATGCTTTTGTATATTCGAAGTTAAAAAGTGTGATTATTCCAAATTCAGTAGAAAAAATAGGAGGAGGAGCTTTTATGGAAAATAACTTAACTAGCATAGTAATTCCTAATGGTATAGAAAGAATAGAAAGTTATACTTTTCAAGATAATAGATTAAAAACTATAGTAATTCCAAAATCTGTGACATATATAAGGTTTGATGCTTTTAGTGAACATTTAAAAGCAACAATTTATGGAGAACCTGGCTCAGAAGCAGAAGAGTATGCAAAAGATATGGGAGTAGAATTTAAACCTATAAAAGAATTAAAGAAAGAAAAAAAGTAA
- a CDS encoding leucine-rich repeat domain-containing protein, giving the protein MKKRVIVLMLFIVIFSEFSFSQGEIFNSKNKSKKNINLLNFEYKEYNGGIIITKYIGKSKEIKIPREIDDKPVLKIGKLAFNNKKIRKVELPNTIIEIGEEAFSYNQLKEILIPNSVKKIGESAFLVNELKSLVIPDSVLEIKAEAFGNNNLERVKLPKRLKVIEHSVFYNNRLEEVSIPKTVTKIGYGAFLVNKLKEISIPDGVTEIGAYSFGNNKLTSVYIPDTVKKMGNGVFVENKLKKVRISNSLSIIRWRAFAENELTNVKIPNSVKVIRGSAFKENKLEEIVIPDSVEEIRGNAFSKNELKKVVLSKSLKKIGYRVFGENKLTSIYIPSSVEDIGKEAFYRNKLIRLKIPDSVKKIGEGAFQSNNLISVALPTSLEEIDKDAFYRNKLKRLIIPNSVKEIGEFAFSKNKLEKVVLPKSLKKIEGNVFSGNNLTSIYIPSSVKEIGGGAFAYNNLKKIVIPDSVEGIVIEAFAYNNLSELKIGESVKKIGAGVFSHNKLSRITIPNTVKEIGAFAFSHNKLNRVTIPNSVKKIGEGAFSYNKLSRVIIPNSVKKIGEGAFSLNDFKKLEDIKLGEGYKSYWVFNKSKGELDGIIGLPRNYDLVIPKKIDNTPVRSIGEDAFGDSKLKSVIIPNSVKEIGGGAFMGNNLTSIVIPNGIERIESYTFQDNKLKTIVIPKSVTYIRVDAFSEDLKAIIYGEPGSRAENQAKYMGVEFKPIKELEKEKK; this is encoded by the coding sequence TTGAAAAAGAGAGTAATAGTATTAATGCTATTCATTGTAATATTTTCTGAATTTAGTTTTTCACAAGGAGAAATATTTAATTCTAAAAATAAAAGTAAAAAGAATATAAATTTACTAAACTTTGAATATAAAGAATATAATGGTGGAATTATAATAACAAAGTATATAGGAAAATCAAAAGAGATAAAAATACCGAGAGAAATAGATGATAAACCAGTGCTAAAGATAGGGAAACTAGCTTTTAATAATAAAAAAATAAGGAAAGTAGAACTACCTAATACAATAATTGAGATAGGAGAAGAAGCATTTTCATATAATCAACTAAAAGAGATATTAATTCCAAACTCAGTAAAGAAAATAGGAGAATCAGCATTTCTTGTTAATGAATTAAAAAGTTTAGTAATTCCAGATTCAGTACTAGAAATAAAGGCGGAAGCTTTTGGAAATAACAATTTAGAAAGAGTAAAACTTCCAAAGAGATTAAAAGTAATAGAACATAGTGTTTTTTACAACAATAGATTAGAAGAGGTATCAATTCCAAAAACAGTAACTAAAATAGGGTATGGTGCATTTTTAGTTAACAAGTTAAAAGAGATATCTATACCAGATGGGGTAACTGAAATAGGAGCATATAGTTTTGGAAATAATAAATTAACAAGTGTATATATACCAGATACAGTAAAAAAAATGGGCAATGGTGTATTTGTGGAGAATAAATTAAAAAAAGTAAGAATATCAAATTCTTTATCAATAATAAGATGGAGAGCTTTTGCAGAAAATGAACTAACAAATGTAAAGATCCCAAATTCAGTAAAAGTGATAAGAGGAAGTGCTTTTAAAGAGAATAAATTAGAAGAGATAGTAATTCCAGATTCAGTAGAAGAGATAAGAGGAAATGCATTTTCAAAAAATGAATTAAAAAAAGTAGTTTTATCAAAATCATTAAAAAAAATAGGATATAGAGTTTTTGGAGAAAATAAATTAACAAGTATATATATTCCTAGTTCAGTAGAAGATATAGGGAAAGAGGCTTTTTATAGAAATAAATTAATAAGACTAAAAATTCCAGATTCAGTAAAAAAAATAGGAGAAGGTGCTTTTCAAAGCAACAATTTAATTAGTGTAGCACTCCCAACTTCATTAGAAGAGATAGATAAAGATGCTTTCTATAGAAATAAATTAAAAAGATTAATAATTCCAAATTCAGTAAAAGAGATAGGAGAATTTGCATTTTCAAAGAATAAATTAGAAAAAGTAGTTTTACCAAAATCACTAAAAAAAATAGAAGGTAATGTTTTTTCAGGAAATAATTTAACGAGTATATACATCCCAAGTTCAGTAAAAGAGATAGGAGGTGGTGCTTTTGCATATAATAATTTAAAAAAAATAGTAATACCAGATTCAGTTGAAGGTATAGTAATAGAGGCATTTGCATATAATAATTTAAGCGAATTAAAAATAGGGGAGTCAGTAAAAAAAATAGGAGCAGGAGTCTTTTCTCATAACAAACTAAGTAGAATAACAATTCCTAATACAGTAAAAGAGATAGGAGCATTTGCATTTTCTCACAACAAACTAAATAGAGTAACAATTCCTAATTCAGTAAAAAAAATAGGAGAAGGAGCATTTTCTTACAACAAACTAAGTAGAGTAATAATTCCTAATTCAGTAAAAAAAATAGGAGAAGGAGCATTTTCATTGAATGATTTCAAAAAATTAGAAGACATTAAATTAGGAGAAGGGTATAAAAGTTATTGGGTTTTTAACAAGTCAAAAGGAGAATTAGATGGAATTATAGGATTACCAAGAAATTATGATTTAGTAATCCCTAAAAAAATAGATAATACACCTGTAAGAAGCATAGGAGAAGATGCTTTTGGAGATTCGAAGTTAAAAAGTGTGATTATTCCAAATTCAGTAAAAGAAATAGGAGGAGGAGCTTTTATGGGAAATAACTTAACTAGCATAGTAATTCCTAATGGTATAGAAAGAATAGAAAGCTATACTTTTCAAGATAATAAATTAAAAACTATAGTAATTCCAAAATCTGTGACATATATAAGAGTTGATGCTTTTAGTGAAGATTTAAAAGCAATAATTTATGGAGAACCTGGCTCACGAGCAGAAAATCAGGCAAAATATATGGGAGTGGAATTTAAACCTATAAAAGAATTAGAGAAGGAAAAAAAGTAA